One bacterium DNA window includes the following coding sequences:
- a CDS encoding 4Fe-4S binding protein has product MAEKNIGWKELKEGDVLEGATSLKFKTGNWRILKPCHIPEKCIHCLFCWISCPEGAIIVDKENGKFVGFNYDYCKGCGICSYECPKEAIEMKMEEK; this is encoded by the coding sequence ATGGCTGAAAAAAACATTGGATGGAAAGAATTAAAAGAAGGAGATGTATTAGAAGGAGCAACATCTCTTAAATTTAAAACAGGAAATTGGAGAATATTAAAACCATGCCATATTCCAGAAAAATGTATTCATTGTTTATTTTGCTGGATATCCTGTCCAGAAGGAGCAATTATTGTTGATAAGGAAAATGGTAAATTTGTTGGTTTTAATTATGATTATTGTAAGGGATGCGGTATATGTTCCTATGAGTGTCCAAAAGAAGCAATTGAAATGAAAATGGAGGAAAAATGA
- a CDS encoding 2-oxoacid:acceptor oxidoreductase family protein, whose translation MEQMFEIRWHGRGGQGAKTAALLFGEAAVSTGKYIQAFPEYGPERMGAPVSSFNRISSSPIRIHSGIENPDVVVVLDVSLIEQVNILDGLDPEKGILIVNTSEKPEEIKKRLNFNGNVYTIDATKISIETIGRDIPNTPMMGALVKVTGILDIKELLEDTKKKLEVKFRHKPEVIEGNLKAIERAYNEVVGIGSVKK comes from the coding sequence ATGGAACAAATGTTTGAAATAAGATGGCATGGAAGAGGAGGACAGGGTGCAAAAACAGCCGCTTTACTTTTTGGAGAAGCAGCGGTCTCAACAGGAAAATATATTCAGGCATTTCCTGAATATGGTCCTGAAAGAATGGGCGCTCCTGTATCTTCTTTTAATAGGATAAGTTCATCACCAATAAGAATCCATTCAGGAATTGAAAATCCAGATGTTGTGGTTGTTCTTGATGTAAGTTTAATTGAACAGGTAAATATTCTTGATGGCTTAGACCCCGAAAAAGGAATTTTGATAGTGAACACCTCTGAAAAACCAGAGGAAATTAAAAAAAGATTAAATTTTAATGGAAATGTCTATACTATTGATGCTACAAAAATATCAATTGAAACAATTGGAAGAGATATTCCCAATACTCCAATGATGGGTGCTCTCGTAAAAGTTACAGGGATTCTTGATATTAAGGAATTGCTTGAAGATACAAAGAAAAAATTAGAAGTAAAATTCAGACATAAACCAGAAGTTATTGAAGGAAATTTAAAAGCAATTGAAAGAGCATATAATGAAGTAGTCGGTATTGGTAGTGTCAAAAAATAG